A single region of the Rhodococcus sp. W8901 genome encodes:
- a CDS encoding DAK2 domain-containing protein, with protein MLEVLETVDGTALHRWARACAAGIEKHCDEINDLNVFPVPDADTGTNLLATMRSAVDALSSLGSAAASASGVAKALARGAVTGARGNSGAILSQVLRGVAEAADTDLIDARTLRSALRHAAALALEAVSVPMEGTIVTVLAAAADAAEQGHADARLSEIATLAADAAAEALMRTPTQLDVLGAAGVVDAGGRGLVVILDALVEVVTGQAPERAPFRTPGADERDGENTCVVDHVAHAVSGQDYEVMYLVAETDADHIARLRARLCELGDSVVIVSDGSDGSATWSVHVHCSDAGAAVEAGLDAGRLRGVRITCFVLDATRTERPRELGAAPRAVLSVVEGEGAAELFAQEGAHVLRSDGTITRAQLLAAIRATGHGEVMVLPNGALAAQDLVAVGAQARADDREVVFLPSSSTVQALAAIAVHDADRIAVDDAFAMSEAAAATRWGSLRIADERALTYVGTCEPGDGLGLVGHEVVVIERDVAAAGCRLVDLVLGAGGELVTILLGAKAADELGERVAGYITSRHPGVEVMVYTGGQSRDLLQFGVE; from the coding sequence TTGCTCGAGGTCCTGGAGACGGTGGACGGCACGGCGCTGCACCGATGGGCCCGCGCCTGTGCCGCCGGTATCGAGAAGCACTGCGACGAGATCAACGACCTCAATGTCTTCCCCGTGCCGGACGCCGACACCGGAACCAATCTGTTGGCGACCATGCGGTCGGCGGTCGACGCACTGTCTTCTCTGGGCAGTGCCGCGGCGAGCGCGTCCGGCGTCGCGAAGGCGCTCGCGCGCGGCGCGGTGACCGGTGCCCGCGGAAACTCGGGGGCGATCCTCTCCCAGGTTCTGCGCGGGGTGGCCGAGGCCGCGGACACCGATCTGATCGATGCCCGGACACTGCGCTCGGCGTTGCGGCATGCCGCGGCCCTCGCGCTCGAGGCCGTGAGTGTTCCGATGGAGGGCACGATCGTGACCGTTCTGGCGGCGGCCGCCGACGCGGCCGAGCAGGGGCACGCGGACGCGCGGCTGTCCGAGATCGCGACGCTGGCCGCGGACGCGGCCGCCGAAGCGTTGATGCGCACGCCGACGCAGTTGGACGTCCTCGGTGCGGCCGGTGTGGTCGATGCGGGCGGCCGCGGGCTGGTCGTCATCCTCGATGCCCTGGTCGAGGTCGTCACCGGGCAGGCCCCGGAGCGTGCCCCGTTCCGGACTCCGGGCGCGGACGAGCGAGACGGCGAGAACACCTGCGTCGTCGACCACGTCGCGCATGCCGTGTCGGGCCAGGACTACGAGGTGATGTACCTGGTCGCGGAGACGGACGCGGACCACATCGCGCGACTGCGCGCGCGGCTGTGCGAACTGGGCGACTCGGTGGTCATCGTCAGTGACGGCAGCGACGGTTCGGCCACCTGGTCAGTGCACGTGCACTGCAGCGACGCCGGTGCCGCGGTCGAGGCGGGGCTGGACGCCGGCCGCCTGCGCGGTGTCCGGATCACGTGTTTCGTGCTCGACGCCACCCGCACCGAACGACCGCGTGAGCTGGGGGCGGCTCCGCGCGCCGTGCTGTCGGTCGTCGAGGGTGAGGGTGCGGCGGAACTGTTCGCGCAGGAGGGTGCGCACGTGCTGCGGTCCGACGGCACGATCACGCGGGCGCAACTGCTCGCCGCGATCCGCGCCACCGGTCACGGTGAGGTGATGGTGCTGCCCAACGGCGCACTCGCCGCCCAGGACCTGGTCGCGGTCGGCGCCCAGGCGCGTGCGGACGACCGGGAGGTCGTGTTCCTGCCGAGCTCGTCGACGGTCCAGGCGCTGGCGGCGATCGCGGTCCACGACGCCGATCGGATCGCGGTCGACGACGCATTCGCGATGTCGGAGGCCGCTGCGGCCACGAGGTGGGGCTCGCTGCGGATCGCCGACGAACGCGCGCTCACCTACGTCGGGACCTGCGAGCCGGGCGACGGGCTGGGGCTGGTCGGTCACGAGGTGGTGGTGATCGAGCGGGACGTCGCGGCGGCGGGATGTCGTCTCGTGGATCTCGTCCTGGGTGCCGGCGGCGAACTGGTGACCATTCTGTTGGGCGCAAAGGCCGCCGACGAGCTGGGGGAGCGGGTCGCCGGCTACATCACGTCCCGGCACCCCGGTGTCGAGGTCATGGTTTATACAGGCGGGCAGAGCCGCGACCTGTTGCAGTTCGGGGTCGAGTAG
- the recG gene encoding ATP-dependent DNA helicase RecG, which translates to MATLSDRLDHLLGAKTADALGEAFDIRTVEDLLRHYPHRYAAQGRELTEKEPEEGSHVTIIARVVSADVVNMKSRRGQMLKVVLAAESQSVDVTFFNPHKVKHAVRKGVRAMFSGTVKYFRGKWSLTHPSYLILPEPEESEDPIVPMAHVQGAGALAGLARATQDSGAAVDMSIFDRELIPLYPATREVESWTLLRCVRQVLDQLDEVEDPLPRSIRDEHGLIGLDEALRTVHLPDTRDDIARAQERLRFDEAAALQLVLARRRRDVAARVAPQCPAKPDGLAAEFDRRLPFELTDGQKEVAQEISADLACPHPMNRLLQGEVGSGKTIVALRAMLQAVDAGYQCALLAPTEVLAAQHDRSLRAMLGPLGIAGELGAEDLATKVTLLTGSMSTAFKRAALLDIVTGDAGIVIGTHALIQDNVQFFNLGFVVVDEQHRFGVEQRDELRSRARDGLSPHLLVMTATPIPRTIAMTVLGDLETSTLRQLPRGRSPIVSNVVAAREKPQWVARAWERIREEVADGRQAYVVCSRIGDGDSEADMIKAGKEPPDTKSAVELFDELRSGPMRDLRVGLLHGRLPSDEKDAVMRDFSEGAIDVLVCTTVVEVGVDVPNATVMVLVDADRFGVSQLHQLRGRVGRGDHQGLCILITEMLPGSPAFERLSAVAGTNDGFELAQLDLRQRREGDILGSAQSGSVTTLRLLSLLEHEDVIAAAQEFARRVTESDPDLTEHPGLAAMVTSALDAEKIEFLEKS; encoded by the coding sequence ATGGCGACGCTGAGCGACCGGCTCGACCACCTGCTGGGTGCGAAGACCGCCGACGCCCTCGGTGAGGCGTTCGACATCCGTACGGTCGAGGACCTGCTGCGGCACTATCCGCACCGGTACGCGGCGCAGGGTCGGGAACTGACGGAGAAGGAACCCGAGGAGGGCTCCCACGTCACGATCATCGCCCGCGTCGTGTCCGCGGATGTCGTGAACATGAAGAGCCGACGCGGGCAGATGCTCAAGGTCGTACTCGCCGCGGAGTCGCAGAGCGTCGACGTCACCTTCTTCAATCCGCACAAGGTCAAGCACGCGGTCCGCAAGGGCGTGCGCGCGATGTTCTCGGGCACCGTCAAGTACTTCCGGGGCAAGTGGAGCCTGACCCATCCCAGCTACCTGATCCTGCCGGAGCCGGAAGAGTCCGAGGATCCGATCGTGCCCATGGCACACGTGCAGGGCGCCGGGGCGCTGGCCGGGTTGGCGCGCGCCACGCAGGATTCCGGGGCGGCGGTGGACATGTCGATATTCGATCGCGAACTGATTCCGCTCTACCCGGCCACTCGTGAGGTCGAGAGCTGGACCCTGCTGCGGTGCGTCCGTCAGGTGCTCGATCAGCTCGACGAGGTGGAAGATCCCCTGCCGCGATCGATCCGGGACGAGCACGGGCTGATCGGGCTCGACGAGGCGTTGCGCACGGTCCACCTCCCCGACACCCGTGACGACATCGCGCGGGCGCAGGAGCGTCTCCGGTTCGACGAAGCCGCGGCGCTGCAGCTGGTCCTGGCCCGGCGTCGGCGGGACGTCGCGGCCCGCGTCGCGCCGCAGTGTCCGGCGAAGCCGGACGGCCTGGCCGCGGAGTTCGACCGGCGGTTGCCGTTCGAGCTGACCGACGGGCAGAAGGAGGTGGCGCAGGAGATTTCCGCCGACCTGGCCTGCCCACATCCGATGAACCGGTTGCTGCAGGGCGAGGTGGGCTCGGGAAAGACGATCGTCGCGCTGCGGGCGATGCTGCAGGCCGTCGACGCCGGGTACCAGTGCGCGCTGCTCGCACCCACCGAGGTGCTCGCCGCGCAGCATGACCGGTCGCTGCGCGCGATGCTCGGACCGCTCGGGATCGCGGGTGAACTCGGCGCCGAGGACCTTGCCACCAAAGTCACCCTGCTGACGGGATCGATGTCGACAGCCTTCAAGCGCGCCGCGCTGCTCGACATCGTGACCGGCGACGCCGGCATCGTGATCGGTACGCACGCGCTGATCCAGGACAATGTCCAGTTCTTCAACCTCGGGTTCGTCGTGGTCGACGAGCAGCATCGGTTCGGCGTCGAACAGCGTGACGAACTGCGCTCCCGGGCCCGTGACGGACTGAGCCCACACCTGCTGGTGATGACCGCGACGCCGATTCCGCGCACCATCGCGATGACGGTGCTCGGTGACCTCGAGACGTCGACGCTCCGGCAGCTGCCGCGCGGCCGCTCGCCGATCGTGAGCAATGTCGTCGCGGCGCGGGAGAAACCGCAGTGGGTGGCCCGGGCGTGGGAGCGGATCCGAGAGGAGGTCGCGGACGGCCGCCAGGCGTATGTCGTGTGCTCGCGGATCGGTGACGGCGACAGCGAAGCCGACATGATCAAGGCGGGCAAGGAGCCGCCGGACACCAAGTCCGCGGTCGAGCTGTTCGACGAGTTGAGGTCCGGTCCCATGCGCGACCTGCGGGTCGGTCTGCTGCACGGGCGGCTGCCGTCGGACGAGAAGGACGCGGTGATGCGCGACTTCTCGGAAGGCGCGATCGACGTGCTGGTCTGCACCACGGTGGTGGAGGTCGGTGTCGACGTCCCCAACGCCACGGTCATGGTGCTCGTCGACGCGGACCGCTTCGGCGTGAGCCAGTTGCACCAGTTGCGTGGCCGTGTGGGCCGCGGTGACCATCAGGGGCTGTGCATCCTCATCACCGAGATGCTTCCGGGGTCACCTGCCTTCGAGCGGCTCAGTGCCGTCGCAGGCACCAACGACGGATTCGAACTGGCCCAGCTCGATCTGCGGCAGCGGCGCGAGGGCGACATCCTGGGGTCTGCGCAGTCGGGCAGTGTCACGACACTACGACTGCTCTCGCTCCTCGAGCACGAGGACGTCATCGCCGCTGCGCAGGAATTTGCGCGCCGGGTCACCGAGTCCGATCCGGACCTCACCGAGCATCCCGGACTGGCGGCGATGGTGACGTCCGCGCTGGACGCCGAGAAGATCGAATTCCTGGAGAAGTCCTAG
- a CDS encoding pyruvate carboxylase, producing MFTKVLVANRGEIAIRAFRAAYELGAGTVAVFPYEDRNSVHRLKADEAYQIGEVGHPVRAYLSVEEIVSAAERAGADAIYPGYGFLSENPDLAAACAAKGITFVGPSAEILELTGNKARAIAAAKAAGLPVLASSEPSADVEELLAAAEDMEFPVFVKAVAGGGGRGMRRVAERAQLRESIEAASREAESAFGDPTVFLEQAVIDPRHIEVQILADGQGGVIHLFERDCSVQRRHQKVIELAPAPNLDPALRDRICADAVAFAKQIGYQCAGTVEFLLDTRGNHVFIEMNPRIQVEHTVTEEITDVDLVQAQLRIASGETLEDLGLSQDAITIRGAALQCRITTEDPANGFRPDTGRITAYRTPGGAGVRLDGGANLGAEVGAYFDSMLVKLTCRGRDLEAAVARARRAVTEFRIRGVSTNIPFLQAVLDDADFRAGRVTTSFIEERPELLTLRSSADRGTKILNYLADVTVNKPHGARPTTVYPQDKLPAIDLSAPAPDGSRQRLLALGPEGFAKALREQKALAVTDTTFRDAHQSLLATRVRTSGLLDVAGHVARMTPELLSIEAWGGATYDVALRFLHEDPWYRLAALREAVPNINLQMLLRGRNTVGYTPYPEKVTRAFVQEAADTGIDIFRIFDALNNVDQMRPAIEAVRETGTTVAEVALSYTGDLSNPNENLYTLDYYLRLAEEIVEAGAHILAIKDMAGLLRAPAAAKLVSALRSNFDLPVHVHTHDTPGGQLATYLAAWQAGADAVDGAAAPLAGTTSQPALSAIVAAAAHSEHDTGIDLQAVCDLEPYWEALRKVYAPFESGLPAPTGRVYTHEIPGGQLSNLRQQAIALGLGDRFEEVEAKYAAADRMLGRLVKVTPSSKVVGDLALHLVGADVAADEFAADPAKFDIPDSVVGFLRGELGTPPGGWPEPFRSKALEGRGAAKPETPLTAEDEKGLSGSSKERQATLNRLLFPGPTKEFEEHRDKYGDTSQLSANQFFYGLRRSEEHRVKLGKGVELLIGLEAISEPDERGYRTVMCILNGQLRPVSVRDRSIASEVPAAEKADKNNPAHIAAPFAGVVTLVVGEGQHVTAGDTVATIEAMKMEAAITAPRSGIVTRVAIGGVQQVEGGDLLAVVSTRETAGND from the coding sequence ATGTTCACCAAAGTTCTCGTCGCCAACCGCGGCGAAATCGCGATCCGCGCGTTCCGTGCCGCCTACGAACTGGGCGCCGGAACGGTCGCGGTGTTCCCGTACGAAGACCGCAACTCGGTGCACCGTCTGAAGGCCGACGAGGCCTACCAGATCGGCGAGGTCGGCCACCCGGTCCGCGCGTACCTGTCGGTCGAGGAGATCGTGTCGGCGGCCGAGCGGGCCGGCGCGGACGCGATCTACCCGGGCTACGGGTTCTTGTCGGAGAACCCGGACCTCGCGGCGGCGTGCGCGGCGAAGGGCATCACCTTCGTCGGCCCGTCGGCGGAGATCCTCGAGTTGACCGGAAACAAGGCGCGCGCGATCGCGGCGGCGAAGGCGGCGGGCCTGCCGGTGCTGGCGTCGTCCGAGCCGTCGGCGGATGTCGAGGAGTTGCTCGCGGCCGCGGAGGACATGGAGTTCCCGGTCTTCGTCAAGGCCGTCGCCGGCGGTGGCGGACGCGGCATGCGCCGGGTCGCCGAGCGCGCACAGTTGCGCGAATCGATCGAGGCCGCCTCGCGTGAGGCCGAGTCGGCGTTCGGTGACCCGACGGTGTTCCTCGAGCAGGCGGTGATCGACCCTCGCCACATCGAGGTGCAGATCCTCGCCGACGGCCAGGGCGGGGTGATCCACCTCTTCGAGCGGGACTGCTCGGTCCAGCGCCGTCACCAGAAGGTGATCGAGCTGGCGCCGGCACCGAATCTCGATCCGGCGCTGCGGGATCGGATCTGCGCGGACGCGGTCGCGTTCGCGAAGCAGATCGGCTACCAGTGCGCCGGCACCGTCGAGTTCCTCCTCGACACCCGCGGCAATCACGTGTTCATCGAGATGAATCCGCGGATCCAGGTGGAGCACACGGTCACCGAGGAGATCACCGACGTCGACCTGGTGCAGGCGCAGCTGCGCATCGCGTCCGGCGAGACCCTCGAAGATCTGGGCCTGTCCCAGGACGCGATCACGATCCGCGGCGCGGCCCTGCAGTGCCGCATCACCACCGAGGACCCGGCCAACGGATTCCGTCCCGACACCGGCCGCATCACCGCGTACCGCACCCCGGGCGGCGCGGGCGTCCGACTCGACGGCGGCGCGAACCTGGGCGCCGAGGTGGGCGCCTACTTCGACTCGATGCTCGTCAAGCTCACCTGCCGCGGCCGCGATCTCGAGGCCGCCGTCGCGCGGGCCCGTCGCGCCGTCACCGAGTTCCGTATTCGCGGTGTGTCGACGAACATCCCGTTCCTGCAGGCGGTGCTGGACGACGCGGACTTCCGCGCGGGACGCGTCACGACCTCTTTCATCGAGGAGCGCCCGGAGCTGCTGACCCTGCGCAGCTCGGCCGACCGCGGCACCAAGATCCTCAACTACCTCGCGGACGTCACGGTCAACAAGCCGCACGGCGCCCGGCCGACCACCGTGTACCCGCAGGACAAACTGCCGGCGATCGACCTGTCCGCTCCGGCCCCGGACGGCTCCCGCCAGAGGCTGCTGGCGCTCGGTCCCGAGGGGTTCGCGAAGGCACTGCGCGAGCAGAAGGCCCTCGCGGTCACCGACACCACATTCCGCGATGCCCACCAGTCGCTGCTCGCGACGCGCGTTCGTACCTCCGGTCTGCTCGACGTCGCCGGCCACGTCGCGCGGATGACCCCCGAACTGCTCTCGATCGAGGCGTGGGGCGGCGCGACCTACGATGTGGCGCTGCGGTTCCTGCACGAGGACCCCTGGTACCGCCTCGCCGCGCTGCGGGAGGCGGTGCCGAACATCAACCTCCAGATGCTGCTGCGCGGTCGCAACACCGTCGGCTACACCCCCTACCCGGAGAAGGTGACCCGCGCCTTCGTGCAGGAGGCCGCCGACACCGGTATCGACATCTTCCGGATCTTCGACGCCCTCAACAACGTCGACCAGATGCGTCCCGCGATCGAGGCCGTCCGCGAGACCGGCACCACCGTCGCCGAGGTGGCGCTCTCGTACACCGGCGACTTGTCGAACCCGAACGAGAACCTCTACACCCTGGACTACTACCTCCGCCTGGCCGAGGAGATCGTCGAGGCGGGTGCGCACATCCTGGCGATCAAGGACATGGCCGGACTGCTGCGCGCCCCGGCCGCGGCGAAGCTCGTGTCCGCGCTGCGTTCCAACTTCGACCTGCCCGTGCACGTGCACACCCACGACACCCCCGGTGGCCAGCTCGCGACCTACCTCGCCGCCTGGCAGGCCGGTGCGGACGCCGTCGACGGCGCCGCCGCCCCGCTCGCCGGCACCACCAGCCAGCCCGCGCTCTCGGCGATCGTCGCGGCCGCCGCGCACAGCGAACACGACACCGGCATCGACCTCCAGGCCGTGTGCGACCTCGAGCCCTACTGGGAGGCCCTGCGAAAGGTGTACGCGCCGTTCGAGTCCGGCCTGCCGGCCCCGACCGGACGCGTCTACACCCACGAGATCCCCGGCGGGCAGCTCTCGAACCTGCGCCAGCAGGCCATCGCCCTCGGGCTCGGTGACCGGTTCGAGGAGGTCGAGGCCAAGTACGCCGCCGCCGACCGCATGCTCGGCCGCCTCGTCAAGGTCACCCCGTCGTCCAAGGTCGTCGGCGACCTCGCCCTGCACCTCGTCGGCGCCGACGTCGCGGCCGACGAATTCGCCGCCGACCCCGCCAAGTTCGACATCCCCGACTCCGTCGTCGGATTCCTGCGCGGCGAACTCGGCACCCCGCCCGGCGGCTGGCCCGAACCGTTCCGCAGCAAGGCCCTCGAAGGCCGCGGCGCCGCGAAGCCGGAAACCCCGCTGACCGCGGAGGACGAGAAGGGTCTGTCGGGGTCGTCGAAGGAACGCCAGGCCACGCTCAACCGGCTGCTGTTCCCCGGCCCCACCAAGGAGTTCGAGGAGCACCGCGACAAGTACGGCGACACCTCGCAGCTCTCGGCCAACCAGTTCTTCTACGGCCTGCGCCGCAGCGAGGAACACCGCGTCAAGCTCGGTAAGGGCGTCGAACTGCTCATCGGACTCGAGGCCATCTCCGAACCCGACGAGCGCGGCTACCGCACCGTCATGTGCATCCTCAACGGCCAACTCCGCCCGGTGTCGGTCCGTGACCGCTCCATCGCCAGCGAGGTCCCGGCCGCGGAGAAGGCCGACAAGAACAACCCCGCCCACATCGCTGCGCCGTTCGCCGGCGTCGTCACCCTCGTCGTCGGCGAGGGGCAGCACGTCACCGCGGGCGACACCGTCGCGACGATCGAGGCCATGAAGATGGAGGCGGCGATCACAGCACCCCGCAGCGGTATCGTCACGCGCGTTGCCATCGGCGGCGTCCAGCAGGTCGAGGGCGGCGACCTCCTGGCGGTCGTCTCGACACGGGAGACCGCCGGCAACGACTGA
- the rsmD gene encoding 16S rRNA (guanine(966)-N(2))-methyltransferase RsmD, with protein MTRIVAGRAGGRRLKVPASGTRPTSERVREALFSSLDSRIDLEGAAVLDLYAGSGALGLEALSRGAEHVLLVESDTKAAAVIKQNVAEVGLSGAVVRTAPVAAVVGGTAEREYDVVLADPPYAVSEDAVTAALAALLDNGWVGEGSIVVVERSSRSPETSWPEGMRAERAKRYGETRIEVATCYGLDS; from the coding sequence GTGACAAGAATCGTCGCCGGCCGTGCCGGAGGCAGACGTTTGAAGGTTCCCGCGAGCGGGACCCGGCCGACGTCCGAACGAGTCCGCGAGGCCCTGTTCAGTTCGCTCGACAGCCGTATCGACCTCGAGGGCGCCGCCGTGCTCGACCTGTACGCAGGTTCCGGCGCCCTCGGGCTCGAGGCGCTCTCCCGCGGCGCCGAGCACGTGTTGCTCGTCGAGTCGGATACGAAGGCGGCCGCCGTCATCAAGCAGAACGTGGCGGAGGTCGGCCTGTCCGGTGCGGTCGTGCGGACCGCACCGGTCGCGGCCGTCGTGGGCGGCACGGCGGAACGTGAATACGACGTCGTGCTGGCCGATCCGCCGTACGCCGTGAGCGAGGACGCGGTGACTGCCGCCCTCGCCGCACTGCTGGACAACGGCTGGGTCGGGGAGGGATCGATCGTGGTCGTCGAACGGTCGTCGCGCTCGCCGGAGACGTCGTGGCCCGAGGGCATGCGCGCCGAGCGCGCCAAGCGCTACGGCGAGACCAGAATCGAGGTCGCCACCTGCTACGGTCTGGATTCATGA
- a CDS encoding DivIVA domain-containing protein has translation MYRVFEALDELVAIVEEARGVPMTAGCVVPRGDVLELLDDVRDAIPGELDDAQDVLDHRDKLVGDARQNAEQTVSSANAQAHETVTDARENADRILADAKAQADRMVAEARSHAEQLVHDARDEADATVAEGQREYDSVTGRARAESDRMIESGKASYERSVADGVAEQERLVSQAEVVQAANAESARVIDAAHAESDRLRSECDLYVDTKLAEFEDFLNGTIRSVGRGRQQLRTGTGVPDYDAGYGERRR, from the coding sequence GTGTACCGGGTATTCGAGGCACTCGACGAGCTTGTCGCGATCGTCGAGGAGGCGCGTGGAGTTCCGATGACCGCGGGGTGCGTCGTTCCGCGTGGCGACGTGCTCGAGCTACTGGATGACGTGCGGGACGCGATTCCTGGCGAGCTGGACGACGCGCAGGACGTCCTGGACCACCGGGACAAGCTCGTCGGCGACGCACGCCAGAACGCGGAGCAGACCGTGTCGAGCGCGAACGCGCAGGCGCACGAGACGGTCACCGATGCCCGCGAGAACGCGGACCGCATCCTCGCCGATGCCAAGGCGCAGGCCGACCGGATGGTCGCCGAGGCGCGGTCGCACGCCGAACAGTTGGTGCACGACGCCCGCGACGAGGCGGACGCCACCGTGGCCGAGGGCCAGCGCGAGTACGACTCGGTGACAGGCCGTGCGCGGGCCGAGTCGGACCGCATGATCGAGTCCGGCAAGGCGTCGTACGAGCGGTCGGTCGCCGACGGTGTCGCCGAGCAGGAACGGCTCGTCTCACAGGCCGAGGTCGTACAGGCCGCCAACGCCGAGTCGGCGCGGGTGATCGATGCGGCCCACGCGGAATCGGATCGCCTGCGTTCGGAGTGCGACCTGTACGTCGACACCAAGCTCGCCGAGTTCGAGGACTTCCTGAACGGCACCATCCGGTCGGTCGGACGGGGGCGGCAGCAGTTGCGGACCGGTACCGGGGTTCCGGACTACGACGCCGGCTACGGCGAACGTCGGCGGTAG
- the rnc gene encoding ribonuclease III encodes MTSIKSNTAPAGGEGDHASLLAALGVPLQEPLLTLAITHRSYAYEHGGLPTNERLEFLGDSVLGLTITERLYLAHPEKSEGELAKIRASIVNMHALAEVARGLGPGGLGAHLLLGKGEEMTGGRDKPSILADGMESLLGAIHLEHGIDTARRVVLDLFADLLARAPKLGAGLDWKTSLQELTAERGVGVPVYEITATGPDHDKEFTATVVVAGGALGVGVGRSKKEAEQKAASTAWSALSESAEAAQSSGPAGADESVAEK; translated from the coding sequence GTGACCAGCATAAAAAGCAATACAGCACCCGCCGGCGGCGAGGGGGATCACGCATCGCTCCTCGCCGCTCTTGGCGTGCCTCTGCAGGAGCCGCTGTTGACGTTGGCGATCACGCACCGCTCGTACGCGTACGAGCACGGCGGGTTGCCCACCAACGAGCGTCTCGAGTTCCTCGGCGACTCGGTCCTCGGACTGACGATCACCGAGCGGCTCTATCTCGCGCACCCGGAGAAGTCCGAGGGCGAACTCGCGAAGATTCGCGCCAGCATCGTGAACATGCATGCCTTGGCCGAGGTCGCGCGTGGTCTCGGCCCGGGCGGGCTCGGTGCGCATCTACTCCTCGGCAAGGGCGAGGAGATGACGGGCGGCCGTGACAAGCCCAGCATCCTCGCCGACGGCATGGAGTCGCTCCTCGGCGCGATCCACCTGGAACACGGCATCGACACCGCCCGTCGGGTAGTGCTCGACCTGTTCGCCGATCTGCTCGCCCGCGCTCCGAAACTGGGTGCCGGCCTGGACTGGAAGACCAGCCTCCAGGAACTCACCGCGGAACGCGGAGTCGGCGTGCCGGTGTACGAGATCACCGCGACCGGTCCGGACCACGACAAGGAATTCACCGCGACGGTCGTCGTCGCCGGTGGCGCCCTCGGTGTGGGTGTGGGTCGTTCCAAGAAGGAAGCGGAGCAGAAGGCCGCCAGCACGGCCTGGAGTGCGCTGTCCGAGTCCGCTGAGGCCGCCCAGTCTTCGGGACCTGCCGGGGCCGACGAGTCCGTCGCCGAGAAGTAA
- the coaD gene encoding pantetheine-phosphate adenylyltransferase, with product MTGAVCPGSFDPVTNGHLDVIGRAAALFDEVIVTVMINKSKRGLFTVDERIEMLEDATSHLSNVRVASWHGLLVDYAKSQGISAIVKGLRGANDFDYELQMAQMNQKLSGVDTLFIPTNPTYSFLSSSLVKEVATFGGDVADMVPEKVHARLMSRIAERAAENS from the coding sequence ATGACTGGCGCTGTGTGCCCTGGATCCTTCGACCCCGTGACGAACGGTCACCTGGACGTGATCGGACGCGCCGCGGCGCTGTTCGACGAAGTCATCGTGACCGTGATGATCAACAAGAGCAAGCGTGGTCTGTTCACCGTCGACGAGCGCATCGAGATGCTCGAGGACGCCACCAGCCACCTGTCCAACGTGCGGGTCGCGTCGTGGCACGGACTGCTGGTGGATTACGCCAAGTCGCAAGGGATCTCGGCGATCGTCAAGGGCCTGCGCGGCGCCAACGACTTCGACTACGAGCTGCAGATGGCGCAGATGAACCAGAAGCTCTCGGGTGTCGACACCCTCTTCATCCCGACCAATCCCACCTACAGTTTCCTGTCCAGCTCGCTGGTCAAGGAGGTCGCGACGTTCGGTGGCGACGTGGCGGACATGGTCCCCGAGAAGGTGCATGCGCGGCTGATGAGCAGGATCGCCGAACGGGCCGCCGAGAACTCCTGA
- the rpmF gene encoding 50S ribosomal protein L32 produces MAVPKRRMSRSNTRSRRSQWKTTAPTLITCPNRGCGEKTLPHVACPSCGTYKGRQVTAAV; encoded by the coding sequence GTGGCTGTTCCCAAGCGCAGAATGTCGCGGTCCAACACGAGGTCGCGACGGAGCCAGTGGAAGACCACTGCGCCCACCCTCATCACCTGCCCCAACCGTGGCTGTGGCGAGAAGACCCTGCCCCACGTCGCGTGCCCGTCTTGCGGCACCTACAAGGGCCGTCAGGTTACCGCCGCGGTCTAG
- a CDS encoding YceD family protein produces MCFPKENSLPSHHRSSSRPTRDAGFVLDTLSLGRRPGSMHTVSRVVPAPNRIGLDLVAIEKGTDVELDLRLESVSEGVLVTGSVHADTVGECSRCLEPFTDTVDLHLTELFAYPDSATEETTEEDEVYRIVDDEIDLEPVIVDAVGLELPLQPLCSDDCEGLCPECGVRLAIAESGHSHETMDPRWAGLAAKFGAGSEASNAHADASKINEEK; encoded by the coding sequence ATGTGCTTCCCGAAAGAGAATTCGTTGCCTTCCCATCATCGCAGTTCCTCGCGCCCCACTCGGGACGCGGGTTTCGTGCTGGACACGCTCTCGCTGGGCCGTCGTCCAGGTTCGATGCACACTGTGTCGCGGGTGGTACCGGCTCCCAATCGGATCGGTCTCGACCTGGTCGCGATCGAAAAGGGCACGGACGTGGAGCTCGACCTACGGCTCGAGTCGGTGTCCGAGGGTGTCCTCGTCACCGGGTCCGTTCACGCGGACACGGTGGGCGAGTGCTCACGGTGCCTCGAGCCGTTCACCGACACGGTGGATCTTCACCTCACGGAACTGTTCGCGTACCCGGACAGCGCCACCGAGGAGACCACCGAGGAGGATGAGGTCTACCGGATCGTGGACGACGAGATCGACCTCGAGCCGGTGATCGTCGATGCCGTCGGATTGGAGCTTCCGCTCCAGCCGTTGTGCAGCGACGATTGTGAGGGACTGTGCCCCGAATGTGGCGTTCGCCTGGCGATTGCCGAATCGGGACACAGTCATGAGACAATGGATCCTCGCTGGGCTGGGCTCGCAGCCAAATTCGGTGCAGGATCCGAAGCCAGCAATGCACATGCTGATGCCAGCAAGATCAACGAGGAGAAGTAG